The Schistocerca americana isolate TAMUIC-IGC-003095 chromosome 8, iqSchAmer2.1, whole genome shotgun sequence genome contains the following window.
GGCaagcgagttgatagtcttaaacattttgaaagaacagaacagaaccgtacaagTTAGTAACatagctgaaactgagcacagttgttcctgaGGCATGCcagtacacgacgcacgcgctcgttgcggtatgtgCGCGATttactagtgtctacaacagaACGGACCTTACTTGAAAAGCACCCCTCGTAGTAGAAGAGCAGAAAGTCATGTGGAGTGAATGGGGGACCAACGGAAGGAATAATAAAGGTAAATGacgaacattaaaaattaaaaacaagcaTTTCTTTGGACTTCAAGCATTTATTGAATGATTTAAGGTAGATGAACCAAATTACTGTCACTGTGAGTATAATGTGTCGGTTTCAGAACAACAAAAAGAGAGCTTCGCAGCAGTGTTGATTTGGTAATTCAGCAGTCATAGACGCAGTAATCATGAGTGGTGGACGCGGGATGAGACGCTTATCTTCACCAATGGCTGTGGCCATGGCCGTATCCAAGGCTATACCCGTGGTTGTAGCCATATCCATATCCTTGATGGCTGTACACGGGGTAACTGTAGTGACTACCATAGCCGTGAGCTGGGTAACTGTAGTGGCTATTATAGCCACGAACAGGGTATCCATGGCCAGCGTAACCATAGGAACCATAGCCATGTTTACCTGAAACACAATTCATATGAATGATTTATTTATCATAAATAGCCGTTAGTGCATCATTTTGGAATGACGCattatgttaaaaaatggttcaaatggctctgagcactatgggacttaacttctatggtcagcagtcccctagaacttagaactacttaaacctaactaacctaaggacatcacacaacacccagccatcacgaggcagagaaaatccctgaccccgccgggaatcgaacccgggaacccgggaagcgagaacgctaccacacgaccacgagacgcgggcacGCATTATGTTACGTGAATATAGTAGGCAACTGTAAATTTACTTCCAGAACTGTTTTGAAGAACACAGAATCATTGACCAGTAACACAGAAGCAAAAATTCGAACCTAAGGCTGCTAACACGTTTCACATACATTATTCAAAGCATGTACTTCATGAGAAAAGTAGAGTTATGAAACATTACATGCATGCAGTTGTATCCTTGATTCCAAGGACTTGTGTGATACAGATCTCTTCACTAGTCTGTTCTGTGCAAATCTCTTTATCGTTCTATAAGTACTGTGACCTACATTCAATTTCACCTATTTCTGTCTCCAAGCGTTGGTTTTCTTCCTTTTACAGCCCTCTTCACGCCTCTTCATATCTTCCTCCATTCCCATTCCATTTTCACTATGCTTAATCAAGTTATCCCGTTCAAATtgcaattctcccccccccccccctcccccctgttagattcagtacatcttcattagACATATTCTATCATCCGTCAAGCCTGTATTAGTCTTTTTAGTTACCGGTTTCGGTTCACCTGAACAATTCTCAGGACTGTAGACAACAATAAAATAAC
Protein-coding sequences here:
- the LOC124545649 gene encoding prisilkin-39-like, whose translation is MARVLSLVCLLAVACLALLCGCEASYPLAVSHGHGYYPHSYKYPGYGYNTGKHGYGSYGYAGHGYPVRGYNSHYSYPAHGYGSHYSYPVYSHQGYGYGYNHGYSLGYGHGHSHW